A portion of the Pseudomonas sp. GR 6-02 genome contains these proteins:
- a CDS encoding LysR family transcriptional regulator, with protein sequence MLSAELKAFYMVARLGSITLAAKKLGLSQPTVTTQIRHLESQYSVELFYRGGRRLSVSDEGARLLPMVKALLQQEADIEFFLRNSGQVQGTLRIAATAPYYILDLVKTFRERLPQVEVSVEIGNSQQVLEALEDYRVDVAASSQLLDDARLIRRVLGSDPLVLAVHRNHPLAVHDHVPLSALAGYTLLMRESGSTTRRLTEELLASAGVSFGPLLEIGSRESIREAVLRNIGISIIARQEVPHDPQLRVLTLENAPQIPEYLYCLKERKGARLPAAFLGLAQEMAPA encoded by the coding sequence GTGCTGAGTGCCGAGCTGAAGGCGTTTTACATGGTGGCCCGGCTGGGCAGCATTACCCTGGCGGCGAAAAAGCTCGGCCTGAGCCAACCGACGGTGACGACCCAGATCCGGCACCTGGAAAGCCAGTATTCGGTTGAGCTGTTCTACCGTGGCGGCCGCCGCCTCAGCGTCAGCGACGAAGGTGCGCGGCTGTTGCCGATGGTCAAGGCACTGCTGCAGCAGGAAGCCGATATCGAGTTCTTCCTGCGTAACAGCGGTCAGGTCCAGGGCACGTTGCGCATCGCCGCCACGGCGCCGTATTACATCCTCGATCTGGTGAAGACCTTTCGCGAGCGCTTGCCGCAGGTGGAGGTGTCGGTGGAAATCGGCAACTCCCAGCAGGTGCTCGAAGCGCTGGAGGATTACCGGGTCGATGTCGCCGCGTCCTCGCAGTTGCTCGACGATGCGCGGCTGATCCGCCGGGTACTGGGCAGTGACCCGCTGGTGTTGGCGGTGCATCGTAATCATCCTCTGGCGGTGCATGACCATGTGCCGCTCAGTGCGTTGGCTGGGTATACCTTGTTGATGCGCGAGTCGGGCTCGACCACCCGGCGCTTGACCGAAGAGTTGCTGGCCAGTGCCGGGGTGAGTTTCGGGCCGCTGCTGGAGATTGGCAGCCGCGAGTCGATTCGTGAAGCGGTGTTGCGCAACATCGGCATCAGCATCATCGCCCGGCAGGAAGTGCCGCACGATCCGCAATTGCGGGTGCTGACCCTCGAGAATGCGCCGCAGATTCCCGAGTACCTGTACTGCCTCAAGGAGCGAAAAGGCGCCCGGCTGCCGGCGGCGTTTCTCGGACTGGCGCAGGAAATGGCCCCGGCGTAG
- a CDS encoding heavy metal translocating P-type ATPase — MSDSLHTHKPEADHDHDHDHDHDHSHKLQPAPQHGRGSHDHGGHGDSCCSSKAAPSLIKLSETPTAGARLSSFRIEAMDCPTEQTLIQNKLGKLAGVQQLEFNLINRVLGVTHDLPGTAPIIEAIKSLGMHAEPLEQGVEAPIPVPEKKPWWPLALSGVGALAAEVIHFTNAAPTWVVAVIALISILSGGLGTYKKGWIALKNLNLNINALMSIAVTGAVLIGQWPEAAMVMFLFTVAELIEARSLDRARNAIGGLMQMAPEQATVQQADGSWVVQPVKSIVLGARVRVRPGERIGLDGEVLSGSSTINQAPITGESLPVEKTIGDKVFAGTINQSGSLEYTVTAAADHSTLARIIHAVEQAQGARAPTQRFVDSFSKIYTPAVFILALAVAVIPPLFMDALWFDWIYRALVLLVVACPCALVISTPVTIVSGLAAAARKGILVKGGVYLEHGYKLDYLALDKTGTLTHGKPVQTDYLSLDPTADQTAPALAAALAGRSDHPVSLAIANAAVVDNQRAPLTVDNFHALEGRGVRGEINGELYHLGNHRLVEDLGLCSPALEEQLFALEKQGKSVVLLLDKSGPLALFAVADTVKATSREAIQQLHELGIKTLMLTGDNVHTAEVIAAHVGIDQAQGDLLPSEKLQAIETLYAQGYRVGMVGDGINDAPALARAEIGFAMAAAGTDTAIETADVALMDDDLRKIPAFISLSRQTSNILKQNIALALVIKAIFLGVTFAGIATMWMAVFADMGVSLLVVFNGLRLLRK; from the coding sequence ATGAGCGATTCTCTTCACACCCACAAACCCGAGGCTGATCACGATCACGATCACGATCACGATCACGATCACAGCCACAAGCTGCAGCCTGCGCCCCAGCATGGCCGTGGTAGCCATGATCATGGCGGCCACGGCGATTCCTGCTGTTCCTCCAAAGCGGCGCCATCGCTGATCAAGTTGAGCGAGACGCCGACCGCCGGCGCGCGGCTGAGCAGCTTCCGCATCGAGGCCATGGACTGCCCGACCGAGCAGACGCTGATCCAGAACAAACTCGGCAAGCTTGCGGGTGTGCAGCAACTGGAATTCAACCTGATCAACCGGGTGTTGGGCGTGACCCACGACCTGCCAGGCACCGCGCCGATCATCGAGGCGATCAAATCCCTCGGCATGCACGCCGAGCCGCTGGAACAAGGCGTCGAAGCGCCAATACCTGTGCCAGAGAAAAAACCTTGGTGGCCATTGGCGCTGTCCGGCGTTGGTGCGTTGGCGGCTGAAGTGATCCACTTCACTAACGCGGCGCCCACTTGGGTGGTGGCGGTGATTGCGCTGATCTCAATCCTCAGTGGCGGCCTGGGTACCTATAAAAAGGGCTGGATCGCCCTGAAAAACCTCAACCTGAACATCAACGCGCTGATGAGCATCGCGGTGACCGGTGCGGTCCTGATCGGCCAGTGGCCGGAAGCGGCGATGGTGATGTTCCTGTTCACCGTGGCCGAGCTGATCGAAGCCAGGTCCCTGGACCGGGCGCGCAACGCCATCGGCGGACTGATGCAGATGGCGCCCGAGCAAGCTACGGTGCAGCAAGCCGACGGCAGTTGGGTCGTACAACCGGTGAAAAGCATCGTACTGGGCGCACGGGTGCGGGTGCGTCCCGGTGAGCGGATCGGTCTGGACGGTGAAGTGTTGTCTGGCAGCTCGACCATCAACCAGGCGCCGATCACCGGTGAAAGCCTGCCGGTCGAAAAAACCATCGGCGACAAAGTGTTCGCCGGCACCATCAACCAGTCCGGTTCACTGGAATACACCGTGACCGCAGCGGCCGATCACTCGACCCTCGCGCGGATCATCCACGCCGTCGAACAGGCCCAGGGCGCGCGGGCGCCGACCCAGCGTTTCGTCGACAGCTTTTCGAAAATCTACACACCGGCGGTGTTCATCCTGGCCCTCGCCGTGGCGGTGATCCCGCCGCTGTTCATGGACGCGCTGTGGTTCGACTGGATCTATCGGGCGCTGGTGTTGCTGGTGGTCGCCTGCCCATGCGCCTTGGTGATTTCCACCCCGGTGACCATCGTCAGCGGCCTCGCGGCAGCGGCGCGCAAAGGGATTCTGGTCAAGGGCGGCGTCTACCTGGAGCACGGCTACAAACTCGACTACCTGGCCCTCGACAAGACCGGCACCCTCACGCATGGCAAACCGGTGCAGACCGACTATTTGTCCCTCGACCCGACCGCCGATCAAACAGCCCCGGCCCTTGCGGCGGCGCTGGCTGGTCGCTCGGATCACCCGGTGTCGCTGGCCATCGCCAACGCGGCAGTTGTGGATAACCAGCGCGCGCCGCTGACGGTGGATAACTTCCACGCCCTGGAGGGGCGAGGCGTGCGCGGCGAGATCAATGGTGAGCTCTACCACTTGGGCAATCACCGTCTGGTGGAAGATCTGGGCCTGTGTTCTCCAGCGCTGGAAGAGCAGCTGTTTGCGCTGGAGAAACAGGGCAAGTCGGTGGTGCTGTTGCTCGACAAGTCGGGTCCGCTGGCCTTGTTTGCCGTCGCGGACACTGTGAAAGCGACCAGTCGCGAAGCGATCCAGCAGTTGCATGAACTGGGCATCAAAACCCTGATGCTGACCGGTGACAACGTTCACACCGCCGAGGTCATCGCCGCCCATGTGGGCATCGATCAGGCGCAAGGCGATCTGTTGCCGAGCGAGAAGCTGCAGGCCATCGAAACGCTGTATGCCCAGGGCTATCGCGTGGGAATGGTCGGCGACGGCATCAACGACGCTCCTGCACTGGCGCGGGCCGAGATCGGTTTCGCCATGGCGGCCGCCGGGACCGACACCGCCATCGAAACCGCCGATGTCGCCCTGATGGACGATGATCTGCGCAAGATCCCGGCCTTCATCAGCCTGTCGCGGCAGACCTCCAATATCCTCAAACAGAACATTGCCCTGGCATTGGTCATCAAAGCGATCTTTCTTGGGGTAACCTTCGCCGGGATCGCCACCATGTGGATGGCGGTGTTCGCCGACATGGGCGTGAGCCTGCTGGTGGTGTTCAACGGTTTGCGCCTGTTGCGCAAATAG
- the cadR gene encoding Cd(II)/Pb(II)-responsive transcriptional regulator, producing the protein MKIGELAKLTDCAVETIRYYERENLLPEPARSDGNYRVYTQAHAERLTFIRNCRTLDMTLEEIRSLLALRDSPQDQCENVNALIDEHIHHVKARIDGLLALQTQLLDLRQRCSEGPDIDQCGILQRLEVSGGVVATEVEHSHVGRSHGH; encoded by the coding sequence ATGAAAATAGGAGAACTGGCGAAACTCACCGACTGCGCCGTAGAAACCATCCGCTACTACGAGCGCGAAAACCTGCTGCCGGAACCGGCCCGCAGCGACGGCAATTACCGCGTCTACACCCAGGCCCACGCCGAACGCCTGACTTTCATCCGCAATTGCCGCACCCTCGACATGACCCTGGAGGAAATCCGCAGCCTGCTGGCCCTGCGCGACAGCCCGCAGGATCAATGCGAAAACGTCAACGCGTTGATCGACGAGCATATCCATCATGTGAAGGCACGGATTGACGGCTTGCTGGCCTTGCAGACACAACTGCTCGACCTGCGCCAACGCTGCAGCGAAGGGCCGGATATCGATCAGTGCGGGATTTTGCAGCGGCTGGAGGTGAGTGGCGGGGTTGTCGCGACGGAGGTTGAACATTCCCATGTTGGCCGAAGCCACGGGCATTAA
- a CDS encoding thymidylate synthase — protein MKQYLDLVAHVIKNGTKQANRTGVNTISFPGAMLRFDLQEGFPAITTRKMAFKSAIGEMCGFLRGVNNAAEFRALGCKVWDQNANENAQWLANPFRQGEDDLGEIYGVQWRKWPAYKQIPVSNQAAIEQTLSQGYRQIAEGEEDGQAYVVLYKAIDQIRQCVDTIIKDPGSRRILFHGWNVAQLDEMALPPCHLLYQFHPNVETREISLTLYIRSNDLGLGTPFNLTEGAALLSLIGRLTGYTPRWFTYFIGDAHVYENHLDMLNEQLKREPFAMPKLKISDRVPEFAKTGVYQPEWLELIEPSDFSLEGYEHHAPMTAPMAV, from the coding sequence ATGAAGCAATATCTCGATCTGGTCGCCCACGTCATCAAGAACGGCACCAAACAGGCCAACCGCACCGGCGTGAACACCATCAGCTTTCCGGGTGCGATGCTGCGCTTCGATTTGCAGGAAGGTTTCCCGGCGATCACCACCCGCAAGATGGCCTTCAAGTCGGCCATCGGCGAGATGTGCGGTTTTCTGCGCGGGGTGAACAACGCCGCTGAATTCCGTGCGCTGGGTTGCAAGGTCTGGGACCAGAACGCCAACGAAAACGCCCAGTGGCTGGCCAACCCGTTCCGTCAGGGCGAAGACGACCTCGGCGAGATCTACGGCGTGCAATGGCGCAAATGGCCGGCGTACAAGCAGATCCCGGTCAGCAACCAGGCCGCCATCGAGCAGACCCTGAGCCAGGGCTATCGGCAAATCGCCGAAGGCGAAGAAGACGGCCAGGCTTATGTGGTGCTGTACAAGGCGATCGACCAGATCCGCCAGTGCGTCGACACCATCATCAAGGACCCGGGCAGCCGTCGCATTCTGTTCCACGGCTGGAACGTTGCGCAGCTCGATGAAATGGCCCTGCCGCCGTGCCACTTGCTGTACCAGTTCCACCCGAATGTCGAGACCAGGGAAATCTCCCTGACCCTCTACATCCGCTCCAACGACCTGGGCCTGGGCACGCCGTTCAACCTCACCGAAGGCGCCGCGCTGCTGAGCCTGATCGGTCGCCTGACCGGTTACACGCCGCGCTGGTTCACCTATTTCATCGGTGATGCCCACGTCTACGAAAACCACCTGGACATGCTCAACGAACAGCTCAAGCGCGAGCCATTCGCCATGCCGAAGCTGAAGATCTCCGACCGTGTGCCAGAGTTTGCCAAGACCGGTGTGTATCAGCCGGAGTGGCTGGAGCTGATCGAGCCAAGTGATTTCTCGCTCGAAGGCTATGAGCACCACGCTCCGATGACGGCGCCGATGGCGGTCTGA
- the lgt gene encoding prolipoprotein diacylglyceryl transferase — protein sequence MLPYPQIDPVALAIGPLKIHWYGLMYLVGIGGAWLLASRRLNRFDPTWTKEKLSDMVFWMSMGVIVGGRLGYVLFYDLSAYLANPMLIFEVWKGGMSFHGGFIGVMLAALWFGKKNNKSFFQLMDFVAPMVPIGLGAGRIGNFINAELWGKPTDVPWAMIFPPFSDPAQLPRHPSQLYQFALEGVALFLILWLFSRKPRPTMAVSGMFALFYGIFRFIVEFVRVPDAQLGYLAWNWLTMGQVLCVPMIVGGLFLIWLAYRRAPAAPAAAV from the coding sequence ATGCTGCCTTACCCGCAGATCGACCCGGTGGCCCTGGCCATCGGTCCGCTGAAAATCCACTGGTACGGCCTGATGTACCTGGTCGGCATCGGCGGCGCGTGGCTGCTGGCGTCCCGCCGGCTGAACCGCTTCGACCCGACCTGGACCAAGGAGAAACTCTCCGACATGGTGTTCTGGATGTCGATGGGCGTTATCGTCGGTGGCCGCTTGGGTTATGTGCTGTTTTATGATCTGAGCGCTTACCTGGCCAACCCGATGTTGATCTTCGAGGTGTGGAAGGGCGGCATGTCGTTCCACGGTGGCTTCATCGGTGTGATGCTCGCAGCGTTGTGGTTTGGTAAAAAGAACAACAAGTCGTTCTTCCAGCTGATGGACTTCGTTGCGCCGATGGTGCCGATCGGTCTGGGTGCCGGGCGCATCGGCAACTTCATCAACGCCGAGTTGTGGGGCAAGCCGACCGACGTGCCGTGGGCGATGATCTTCCCGCCGTTCAGCGACCCGGCGCAGTTGCCGCGTCACCCGTCGCAGCTGTACCAGTTTGCGCTGGAAGGTGTGGCGCTGTTCCTGATCCTCTGGCTGTTCTCGCGCAAGCCACGGCCGACCATGGCGGTGTCCGGGATGTTTGCGCTGTTCTATGGCATTTTCCGTTTCATCGTCGAGTTCGTCCGCGTTCCGGATGCGCAACTGGGCTATCTGGCGTGGAATTGGCTGACTATGGGCCAGGTGTTGTGCGTACCGATGATCGTCGGCGGTCTATTCCTGATCTGGCTGGCTTATCGACGCGCCCCGGCGGCCCCCGCAGCGGCTGTATAA
- a CDS encoding sulfite exporter TauE/SafE family protein, whose product MEFLLYLALGACAGVLAGLFGVGGGIIIVPVLVFSFTLQGFDPSILTHLAVGTSLATIIFTSVNAVREHHRRGAVRWPIFAWMTLGILIGAGFGALTAEAISGPNLQKIIGIFALIIAVQLALDFKPKASRTVPGKVGLTVAGSVIGWASAIFGIGGGSLTVPFLTWRSVPMQQAVATSSACGLPIALASALSFMILGWHDPLLPAHSLGFVYLPALLGIALTSMVFARLGARLAHRLSPRLLKRLFAALLFCVGLNFLL is encoded by the coding sequence ATGGAATTTTTGCTCTATCTGGCGCTGGGCGCCTGTGCGGGCGTGCTGGCCGGGCTGTTTGGGGTAGGCGGCGGGATTATCATCGTCCCGGTGCTGGTGTTCAGCTTCACCTTGCAGGGATTTGATCCGTCGATCCTGACGCATCTTGCAGTCGGTACTTCCCTGGCGACGATCATTTTTACGTCGGTCAATGCGGTTCGCGAACATCATCGCCGCGGCGCCGTGCGTTGGCCGATTTTTGCCTGGATGACTCTCGGCATTCTGATCGGTGCCGGTTTTGGCGCGCTGACCGCCGAAGCGATCTCCGGGCCGAATCTGCAGAAGATCATCGGCATATTCGCGTTGATCATCGCTGTTCAACTCGCCTTGGACTTCAAACCCAAGGCCAGCCGAACGGTGCCCGGTAAAGTCGGTCTGACCGTGGCCGGCAGTGTGATTGGCTGGGCTTCGGCGATTTTCGGGATCGGCGGCGGCTCGCTGACCGTGCCATTCCTGACCTGGCGCAGCGTTCCGATGCAACAAGCGGTGGCCACATCGTCGGCCTGTGGCCTGCCCATCGCTTTGGCAAGTGCATTAAGTTTCATGATTCTGGGCTGGCACGATCCACTGCTGCCGGCCCATAGTCTCGGTTTTGTTTATTTGCCGGCGCTGCTGGGGATCGCTCTGACCAGCATGGTCTTCGCCCGCCTCGGTGCACGACTGGCCCACAGGCTGTCGCCACGCTTGCTGAAAAGACTGTTTGCCGCTTTGCTGTTTTGCGTCGGCTTGAACTTCCTGCTCTGA
- a CDS encoding NRDE family protein, translating to MCLIVFAWRPGHAQPLIVAANRDEFYARPSLPLAQWPHAPHVYAGRDLEAGGTWLGVGANGRFAALTNIRNPLQPPAAKSRGELVAQFLSGETPIEDYLSDVIARSAEYAGFNLLAGNAKELWHFNARETAAVRLEPGIYGLSNAGLDTPWPKVLKAKAALSEVLDDPQPQALLALLSDPQTAPLAELPDTGVGQATETLLSSVFIKSQAYGTRASTALIVQANGMRHMVERSFGPYGGHLGEVEIRI from the coding sequence ATGTGCCTGATTGTCTTTGCCTGGCGGCCGGGTCATGCCCAGCCGCTGATCGTGGCGGCCAACCGCGACGAATTCTATGCCCGGCCCAGCCTGCCCCTGGCGCAATGGCCGCACGCCCCGCATGTCTACGCCGGGCGTGACCTCGAGGCCGGCGGTACGTGGCTCGGTGTCGGCGCCAATGGGCGCTTCGCCGCACTGACCAACATCCGTAATCCCCTTCAACCGCCGGCCGCCAAGTCGCGAGGCGAACTGGTGGCGCAGTTTCTCAGCGGGGAAACGCCCATTGAAGACTATTTAAGCGACGTTATCGCACGCTCGGCTGAATATGCCGGGTTCAATCTGCTGGCCGGCAATGCCAAAGAGCTCTGGCACTTCAACGCTCGGGAAACCGCGGCGGTCAGGCTCGAACCAGGGATTTATGGGTTATCGAACGCGGGGCTGGATACGCCGTGGCCAAAAGTGCTCAAGGCCAAGGCAGCCTTGAGCGAAGTGCTGGACGACCCGCAGCCGCAGGCGCTATTGGCCTTGCTCAGCGATCCACAGACGGCGCCGCTTGCCGAGCTGCCGGACACTGGCGTGGGGCAAGCCACCGAGACGTTGTTGTCGAGCGTGTTTATCAAGAGCCAGGCTTATGGGACGCGGGCGAGCACGGCGTTGATTGTTCAGGCGAATGGGATGCGGCATATGGTCGAGCGGAGTTTCGGGCCGTATGGGGGGCATTTGGGGGAGGTAGAGATCAGGATTTGA
- the ptsP gene encoding phosphoenolpyruvate--protein phosphotransferase yields MLNTLRKIVQEVNSAKDLKAALGIIVLRVKEAMGSQVCSVYLLDPETNRFVLMATEGLNKRSIGKVSMAPNEGLVGLVGTREEPLNLENAADHPRYRYFAETGEERYASFLGAPIIHHRRVVGVLVIQQKERRQFDEGEEAFLVTMSAQLAGVIAHAEATGSIRGLGRQGKGIQEAKFVGVPGSPGAAVGTAVVMLPPADLDVVPDKTITDIDAELGLFKTAIEGVRADMRALSAKLATQLRPEERALFDVYLMMLDDASLGSEVTTVIKTGQWAQGALRQVVTDHVNRFELMDDAYLRERASDVKDLGRRLLAYLQEERQQTLVYPDNTILVSEELTPAMLGEVPEGKLVGLVSVLGSGNSHVAILARAMGIPTVMGLVDLPYSKVDGIQMIVDGYHGEVYTNPSDVLRKQFADVVEEEKQLALGLDALRDLPCVTVDGHRMPLWVNTGLLADVARAQKRGAEGVGLYRTEVPFMINQRFPSEKEQLAIYREQLAAFHPQPVTMRSLDIGGDKALSYFPIKEDNPFLGWRGIRVTLDHPEIFLVQTRAMLKASEGLNNLRILLPMISGTHELEEALHLIHRAWGEVRDEGTDVPMPPVGVMIEIPAAVYQTKELARQVDFLSVGSNDLTQYLLAVDRNNPRVADLYDYLHPAVLQALQSVVRDAHAEGKPVSICGEMAGDPAAAVLLMAMGFDSLSMNATNLPKVKWMLRQINLSKAKELLAELMTIDNPQVIHSSLQLALKNLGLARMINPASVKTL; encoded by the coding sequence ATGCTCAATACGCTGCGCAAGATCGTCCAGGAAGTTAACTCCGCCAAGGATCTCAAGGCGGCGTTGGGGATTATTGTGTTGCGCGTCAAAGAGGCCATGGGCAGCCAGGTCTGCTCGGTCTACCTGCTTGATCCAGAGACCAACCGCTTCGTGCTGATGGCCACCGAGGGCTTGAACAAGCGCTCGATCGGCAAAGTCAGCATGGCACCCAACGAAGGTCTGGTCGGCCTGGTCGGCACGCGTGAAGAACCCCTGAACCTCGAAAACGCCGCGGATCACCCGCGCTACCGTTACTTCGCCGAGACCGGTGAAGAGCGCTACGCGTCGTTCCTCGGGGCGCCGATCATTCACCACCGCCGCGTCGTCGGCGTGTTGGTCATTCAACAAAAGGAACGCCGCCAGTTCGATGAAGGTGAAGAAGCCTTCCTCGTGACCATGAGCGCGCAGCTCGCCGGCGTTATCGCCCACGCCGAGGCCACCGGTTCGATCCGTGGCCTGGGCCGTCAGGGCAAAGGTATCCAGGAAGCAAAGTTCGTCGGCGTACCGGGTTCGCCGGGCGCGGCGGTCGGCACCGCGGTCGTCATGCTGCCGCCGGCCGATCTGGACGTGGTGCCGGACAAGACCATCACCGACATCGATGCAGAACTTGGGCTGTTCAAGACGGCCATCGAAGGCGTGCGCGCCGACATGCGTGCCTTGTCCGCCAAGCTGGCAACCCAGCTGCGACCTGAAGAGCGGGCCCTGTTCGACGTCTACTTGATGATGCTCGACGATGCTTCGCTCGGCAGCGAAGTCACCACCGTGATCAAGACCGGTCAGTGGGCCCAGGGCGCGCTGCGTCAGGTGGTTACCGATCACGTCAACCGTTTCGAACTGATGGACGACGCCTACCTGCGTGAGCGGGCCTCGGACGTCAAGGACCTCGGCCGCCGTTTGCTCGCCTACTTGCAGGAAGAGCGGCAGCAGACGCTGGTCTACCCCGACAACACCATTCTGGTCAGCGAAGAACTGACGCCGGCGATGCTCGGCGAGGTGCCGGAAGGCAAGCTGGTGGGCCTGGTGTCGGTACTCGGTTCCGGCAACTCCCACGTGGCGATCCTGGCGCGCGCCATGGGTATTCCGACGGTGATGGGCCTGGTCGACCTGCCGTACTCCAAGGTCGACGGCATCCAGATGATCGTCGACGGCTACCACGGCGAGGTCTACACCAACCCGAGTGACGTGCTGCGCAAGCAGTTCGCCGACGTGGTCGAGGAAGAGAAACAACTGGCCCTCGGGCTGGATGCATTGCGCGACCTGCCGTGCGTAACGGTCGATGGCCACCGCATGCCGCTGTGGGTCAATACCGGCCTGCTGGCGGATGTGGCACGGGCGCAGAAGCGCGGTGCCGAGGGCGTGGGCCTGTACCGCACCGAAGTGCCGTTCATGATCAACCAGCGTTTCCCGAGCGAAAAGGAACAGCTGGCGATCTATCGCGAGCAACTTGCCGCCTTCCATCCACAACCAGTGACCATGCGTAGCCTGGACATTGGCGGTGACAAGGCGCTGTCGTACTTCCCGATCAAGGAAGACAACCCGTTCCTCGGCTGGCGCGGCATTCGCGTGACCCTCGACCACCCGGAAATCTTCCTGGTGCAGACCCGCGCCATGCTCAAGGCCAGCGAAGGCCTGAACAACCTGCGTATTCTGCTGCCGATGATTTCCGGCACCCATGAACTGGAAGAAGCCTTGCACCTGATCCACCGGGCCTGGGGCGAAGTCCGCGACGAAGGCACCGACGTGCCGATGCCGCCGGTTGGCGTGATGATCGAGATTCCGGCAGCGGTGTATCAGACCAAGGAACTGGCGCGGCAGGTGGACTTCCTGTCGGTCGGCTCCAACGACCTGACTCAGTACCTGCTGGCCGTGGACCGAAACAACCCACGGGTGGCCGACCTCTACGACTACCTGCACCCGGCGGTGCTGCAAGCCTTGCAGAGCGTGGTGCGCGATGCGCATGCCGAAGGCAAGCCGGTGAGTATCTGCGGCGAAATGGCCGGTGACCCGGCGGCGGCGGTGCTGTTGATGGCAATGGGCTTCGACAGCCTGTCGATGAACGCCACCAACTTGCCGAAAGTGAAGTGGATGCTGCGTCAGATCAACCTGAGCAAGGCCAAGGAGTTGCTGGCGGAGCTGATGACCATCGACAACCCACAAGTTATCCACAGCTCGCTGCAACTGGCGCTGAAAAACCTTGGGTTGGCACGGATGATCAATCCGGCTTCGGTCAAGACCCTCTAG
- a CDS encoding RNA pyrophosphohydrolase, translated as MIDPDGFRPNVGIILTNDAGQVLWARRINQDAWQFPQGGINPQETPEDALYRELNEEVGLEREDVEILACTRGWLRYRLPQRLVRTHSQPLCIGQKQKWFLLRLISNEQRVRMDLTGKPEFDGWRWVSYWYPLGQVVTFKREVYRRALKELAPRLLARD; from the coding sequence GTGATCGACCCCGATGGTTTCCGCCCCAATGTCGGGATCATTCTGACGAATGATGCTGGCCAGGTGCTATGGGCTCGCCGAATCAATCAAGATGCCTGGCAGTTTCCACAGGGCGGGATCAACCCCCAGGAGACGCCGGAAGACGCCTTGTACCGCGAGTTGAACGAAGAAGTGGGCCTGGAGCGCGAAGATGTTGAAATTCTCGCCTGCACCCGGGGCTGGTTGCGTTATCGTTTGCCGCAACGTCTGGTCAGAACGCACAGCCAACCGCTGTGCATCGGCCAGAAGCAGAAATGGTTTCTCCTGCGCCTGATCTCCAACGAGCAGCGGGTGCGGATGGATTTGACCGGTAAACCGGAATTCGATGGCTGGCGCTGGGTCAGCTATTGGTATCCGTTGGGCCAGGTGGTGACATTCAAGCGCGAGGTGTATCGACGCGCTCTCAAAGAGCTTGCCCCGCGCCTTTTAGCGCGCGACTGA
- a CDS encoding HAD family hydrolase, with protein sequence MRLALFDLDNTLLGGDSDHAWGDYLCERGFLDAVAYKARNDEFYQDYLAGKLDQAAYLNFCLEVLGRTEMATLDQWHLDYMRDCIEPLVLPKGLELLAQHREAGDKLVIITATNRFVTGPIATRLGVETLIATECEMIDGRYSGRSTDIPCFREGKVTRLNRWLEETGHSLEDSYFYSDSMNDLALLEQVTNPIAVDPDPNLRAEAEKRGWPVISLRD encoded by the coding sequence ATGCGGCTGGCTTTATTCGACTTGGACAACACGCTTCTGGGCGGCGACAGTGACCACGCCTGGGGCGATTATCTGTGCGAACGCGGTTTCCTCGACGCCGTCGCCTACAAGGCACGCAACGACGAGTTCTATCAGGACTACCTGGCCGGCAAGCTGGATCAGGCCGCCTACCTGAACTTCTGCCTGGAAGTCCTCGGCCGCACCGAAATGGCGACACTGGATCAATGGCACCTGGATTACATGCGCGACTGCATCGAACCGCTCGTGCTGCCCAAGGGCCTCGAACTGTTGGCCCAACACCGTGAGGCCGGCGACAAGCTGGTCATCATCACCGCCACCAACCGTTTTGTGACCGGGCCGATTGCCACGCGTTTAGGCGTTGAAACCCTGATCGCCACCGAATGCGAAATGATCGACGGCCGGTACAGCGGGCGCAGCACCGATATCCCGTGCTTCCGTGAAGGCAAGGTGACCCGGTTGAATCGTTGGCTGGAAGAAACCGGCCACAGCCTGGAAGACAGTTATTTCTACAGCGACTCGATGAACGACTTGGCGTTGCTGGAGCAAGTGACGAATCCGATCGCGGTCGATCCGGACCCTAACTTGCGGGCCGAGGCCGAGAAACGTGGCTGGCCGGTGATCAGTTTGCGCGATTGA